In Streptacidiphilus sp. P02-A3a, the DNA window TGCACGACCACCACTCGGCCCTGGGGAGGCTGGAGGACAAGTACCACGTCATCGAGAACGCCAAGAAGGAGATCGGCTCGGGCGGCGGCAGCACCCTGGTCAGCGGCCTGATGGGGGCCGGGCAGCTGGTGCTCTCGACGCTGACCGGGACCTTCCTGGTGGTCACCCTGACCATGTACTTCCTGGCCGGGCTGCCCGGGCTGAAGAGCTTCTTCCTGCGCTTCGTGGCGGGCAGCCGCCGGGAGCACACCGCCCGGCTGACCGACGAGATCCTGCTGCGCACCGGCCGCTACATGCTCGCCAACGTCGCCACCTCGGTGATCGCGGGCGTGGCCACCTTCGTCTGGCTGGAGGCCTTCGGGGTCCCCTACCCGGCGGCGCTGGGGGTCTTCGTCGCGGTCATGGACCTGATCCCGCTGGTCGGTTCGACCATCGGCGGCATCGTGGTCTCGCTGGTGGCGCTGGTCGTGTCCTGGCCGGTGGCGATCGCCACCGCCGCCTTCTACACGGTCTTCCGCTTCGCCGAGGACTACCTGATCACGCCCAAGGCGATGAAGTACGCGGTGGAGGTGCACCCGCTGGTGACCATCCTCGGCGTGGTGATCGGCGGTGAACTGCTGGGCCTGATCGGCGCGTTGCTGGCGATACCGGTCGCCGTCGCGGTGGACCTGATCCTCGACGACGCGGTCTTCCCGAGCATCGACGCCCGCTGACCGCCCGCTGACCGCCCGCCGACCCGCCCGCCGGGCGGGTCAGTACCCGGCGTCGGAGCCGCCCTCGCACAGCCGGAACCGCATCTCCCCGTTCGGCACGCGCGGGTCGGGTCCCTTGGCCAGCCGCACCACGCTGCCCGGCTGGACCCGCCCCGCGACCGCGCCGAGCACCCGTCCCTGCACGGTGAACCCCTCCAGCAGTTGCACCGCGGCGTCGGCGATGGAGCTGACCGGCGGGCGGGTGACGATGCCGACGCCGTCGGAGCGGGCGGCCTCGAAGTCGCTGCAGGCGCAGGTGGGGCAGAGCAGGCGGCGGTAGGCCGGGGTGCCGCACCAGCGGCAGCGCTGGTAGTCGAGAACTGCCTGCTCCGCCGGGTCCGCGTCCTGCGCGGTACTCATGAGTGACTGCACATCGCGACTCTATGGCACTCAGTTCCCTACTGTAAAGGTACTGAGTTCCTCAATTCAGCAAGGCCCTCCGTCGCCCTCGAAGGCAGCCTCGACGTCCCTGACCACGCGCCACATCGGCGTTCCGCGCCTGGTGATGACCACCACCACGTCCTCCGCCGGGGCGGTGTCCGCCGGGCCCGAGGGGTCGGCCCCCCAGGTGCCCAGCACCAGGTCGAGCGCCCGGTCCATGAGCACCGCGGAGTCGCCGCTGCCGCCGCCGCGCAGCCAGGAGCGCAGCGCGTGGTTGTGCGCGGCGACCACCGCGGCGGCCACCACGTCGGCCCGGATCGACCCCTCCGGCAGGTCGGCGTAGCGTCCGCGCAGGTAGCCGGCCAGGGTGCGCTCGTAACGCCAGACCACCGACAGCTCGTACGCCCGCAGGCCCGGGACCTTCCTGGTGAGCCGGTAGCGCTGGACCGAGAAGGCCGGGTTCTCCGCGTACATCCGCAGCACCAGCCGGGCCGCGTCGCAGACCCGCGCCACCGGGTCGTCGGCGTCGGCGCCGGTGTCCAGGAACTCGGTCATGTCGGCCAGGCAGCGCTCGTGGTCCGGGAAGACCACGTCCTCCTTGGAGGGGAAGTAGCGGAAGAAGGAGCGGCGGCCCACCCCGGCCAGGGCCACGATGTCGTCCACCGTGGTCTGCTCGAAGCCGCGCTCGATGAAGAGCTGGAACGCCGCCGCCACCAGCGCGTCGCGCATCGGCGGCCGGGTGGGCGTGACGGTTCGGGTGCGGCTGCGCGGCTCGGTCATGGACGCAACGTAGCAGGACTGTCCGCATGACACCGAGTGTCCATATTCAGAGGTACTGAGTTCCCTTTCTCTGCCCGGGCTAAACTCAGCCGGATGTCAGAGCCCAGGCCGATGATCCGCGTTCACGTCCTCCGGTCGCGCCGGGCCGACGACGGCGAGCCCTCGGTCCGGATCCGGATCAGCTGGTACGCCGAGGAGGTCACCACCGATGCGGACGAGGTCCGCCGCACCGCGCTGGCGCTGCTCCGCGCCCGCTGGTGGCTGGACGCCCACCAGCGGTTGACCGCCGCGGGCCTGAGCGACGAGCGGGCCGCCGGGTTGCTGGGGCCGCTCCCCACCGGGACCGACGGGACCGAGGGCCCCGACCGCACCGGCAACGCCGACGACAGCGGGTTCCGGGTCTCGATCGGTCCGGGCGGGTCGGTCCGGCTGGCCCGCCCGGGCATCCGGATCCGGGCGCTGATCCCGCGCGCCGAGGTGGACGCCATGGCCACCGGCTGGCTCCGCATCGCCGAGTCCGCCGAGGCGGACCTGCGGCTGCTCCAGGCCCTGCGGCACACCACCGAACTGCCCCAGGCCCGGGTCGACGACCTGTTCGCCTACCTGTGGGTGCTCCGCTCGGACGACCCGCTCAGCGAACTCGACGGCTGAGCGCACCCGCTGACCCGCGCGCCCCGCCGGGGTAGGAGGGCGGTGCGGCCGACGGGTCCGCCGCCCAGCCGGGATCCGCGCTGGTGCCCAGTTCGAAGTCCAGCGCGCCGCCGCCGCGCACGGCCTCGGCCGGGGCCCGGGCCTGGTTCCACGGCTCGCCGTTCCAGCTGGCCGACCGCACGTACGGCGCGTCGTCCGCCGCGCCGCCGCCGGTGACCGTGAGCGTGCCGCCGGACGGCAGGGAGATCTCCGCGCGCCGGAACAGCGGGCTGCCGAGCGCCAGGTCGTCGGTGCCCGGGGTCTCCGGGTACATGCCCAGCGCGGACCACACGTACCAGGAGCTCATCTCGCCCAGGTCGTCGTTGCCCGCCAGTCCCGAGGGGCCGTCCGTCCAGATCTGGTCCTGCACCGCGCGCACCGCCCGCTGGGTCCGGTAGGGCTCGCCGACGTAGTCGTACTCCCACGGGATGTCCAGGCTCGGCTCGTTGCGCAGGTCGGTGCGGCCGCCCGCGCCGGTGAACGAGGACAGGTCGGTGTCCAGGAAGGACGCCAGCGCCGCGTCGCCGCCCATCGCCGCGGCGAGCCCGTGCAGGTCGAACGGCACCATCGCGGTGTACTGCCAGGAGTCGCCCTCGACGAAGTTCCGGCCCGAGGTCGGGGTGAACCCGGACGTCCAGCCGCCGTCGGCGTCGCGCGGCTGGACGAATCCGCTGCCGGGGTTGAACAGGTTCCGCCAGTCCCGGGCCCGGTCGGCGAAGGCCGCCTGGTGCGCGGTGTCGCCGAGGGCGCCCGCCATGGCCGAGACGGCGAAGTCGGCGGTGTCGTACTCCAGCGTGGTCGAGGCCGCCCCGTAGAAGTTGCAGCAGCCGTAGCGGCCGTCGCTCGGCAGGTAGCCGAGCCGCTCCAGGTAGTCCAGGCCGGGGCGGTTGTCGTTGCCGGCGGAGGCCTCGGCGACCATGTCCGCCAGGGCCTCCGCCCGGTCGAACCGCCGGGCGCCGAAGGCCTGGTAGTCGGCCAGCAGCGAGTCGGCCGGGTCACCGACCATGACATGGGTCTCGCCGTTGTTCTCCGACCACTTGGGGAAGCGGCCGGTCTGCCGGTAGTCGTCGACCATCGACTGCGCGGTGTCCCCCGCCGCCCGCGGATCGACCAGCGCCTCCAGCTGGGCCTGCGAGCGGTAGACGTCCCAGCCGGAGTAGTTGGCGTAGGCCGCCTGGTGGCCCGGGTCGACGGTGTGCACCGCGCCGTCGAAGCCGGGGTACCGGCCGTCGCCGTCGCTGATCACGTTGGGGTGCAGCAGCGAGTGGTACAGCGCGGTGTAGAACACCGTCCGCTGGGCGGGGGTGCCGCCGCTGATCCGGATCCGGCCGAGTTCGGCGTCCCAGGCCTGCCGCGCCGCCCGGCGCACCGCGTCCAGGTCCCAGCCGGGGTTCTCCGCCGCCCGGTTGGCCGCCGCGTTGGCCGCCGACACGTAGGAGACGCCGACCTTGGCCTGGACCGCCTGGCCGCGCGTGGTGTCGAAGGTGAGGTAGCCGTCCTGTGCGGCGGACTGCCGCGGGTCGGTCC includes these proteins:
- a CDS encoding AI-2E family transporter, giving the protein MTVHESSESRERSTGSAGSSSGTGGADAEQRAVNGDDVLRLPLPRSAGQPPQPPRPSRSWFSIGFQLSLGAVLAYLLIQSVQSIASILMLVLLALVTAISVDPFVRVLTRTGMPRSWAVTSVLLGLVLVVGGLSLLFVTPITNEVNALIRNVPVWLQQLHDHHSALGRLEDKYHVIENAKKEIGSGGGSTLVSGLMGAGQLVLSTLTGTFLVVTLTMYFLAGLPGLKSFFLRFVAGSRREHTARLTDEILLRTGRYMLANVATSVIAGVATFVWLEAFGVPYPAALGVFVAVMDLIPLVGSTIGGIVVSLVALVVSWPVAIATAAFYTVFRFAEDYLITPKAMKYAVEVHPLVTILGVVIGGELLGLIGALLAIPVAVAVDLILDDAVFPSIDAR
- a CDS encoding TetR family transcriptional regulator; translated protein: MTEPRSRTRTVTPTRPPMRDALVAAAFQLFIERGFEQTTVDDIVALAGVGRRSFFRYFPSKEDVVFPDHERCLADMTEFLDTGADADDPVARVCDAARLVLRMYAENPAFSVQRYRLTRKVPGLRAYELSVVWRYERTLAGYLRGRYADLPEGSIRADVVAAAVVAAHNHALRSWLRGGGSGDSAVLMDRALDLVLGTWGADPSGPADTAPAEDVVVVITRRGTPMWRVVRDVEAAFEGDGGPC
- a CDS encoding lectin yields the protein MARLGWPGGAVRRLLAVGAVAAVAAAGAPLPGSATAEPVVTAPAALVDPFIGTANQADDFPGADLPFGMVQWSPDTPSRPDGGGYAYGDSAVTGFSLTHLSGPGCPAAGDVPVLPTVGPVDAGATVGFSHTGESAAPGAYTVALANGVTTELTATRRSGMARFTFPATTAANLLFKLSGSADGDSGTRFTVVSPTEVSGQVTSGGFCHADNSYTVYFDMVFDHPFSAGGGLPGAARTDPRQSAAQDGYLTFDTTRGQAVQAKVGVSYVSAANAAANRAAENPGWDLDAVRRAARQAWDAELGRIRISGGTPAQRTVFYTALYHSLLHPNVISDGDGRYPGFDGAVHTVDPGHQAAYANYSGWDVYRSQAQLEALVDPRAAGDTAQSMVDDYRQTGRFPKWSENNGETHVMVGDPADSLLADYQAFGARRFDRAEALADMVAEASAGNDNRPGLDYLERLGYLPSDGRYGCCNFYGAASTTLEYDTADFAVSAMAGALGDTAHQAAFADRARDWRNLFNPGSGFVQPRDADGGWTSGFTPTSGRNFVEGDSWQYTAMVPFDLHGLAAAMGGDAALASFLDTDLSSFTGAGGRTDLRNEPSLDIPWEYDYVGEPYRTQRAVRAVQDQIWTDGPSGLAGNDDLGEMSSWYVWSALGMYPETPGTDDLALGSPLFRRAEISLPSGGTLTVTGGGAADDAPYVRSASWNGEPWNQARAPAEAVRGGGALDFELGTSADPGWAADPSAAPPSYPGGARGSAGALSRRVR